The nucleotide sequence AGAAActcaaaaaagaaacagtggcGTAGAATCTGTCAGATCAACAAAGACGAACCAGTGAAAACTCTAAATGCTCAGAGAGGTGACCTCCCCACTGTTCTACAGATTCAGAAACTTCCAGgaagttttctttttgaatcAGAGAGGAAACGAACTGAGCCTGAACTGAACCCGACTGGAGCTCGAATATTTGTTTCTCAACTCAACAAACTCAAGACGCCAGCGTGGCCAGACCCGGAAAAGTTTCCGACGTTTTGTCTAAACGCAGGTTAAGCCTGAGCCTGTCGGACTGTCTAGTTTCCACACTCTAGTTAAACCGGGTTTAATCTCAACGCTGTCAGAATAACAAACAGccgtcatgttttatttgtggatgTTTCTCATCTCTTTGGAGAAGCTTCATTCTGCAGGTGACAGATGTGACTCACTCACAATGTCTATTAATAATATTCACTCAGGCCTGAGTGAGTGagctctgcttttatttctcatttcagAGTGAATCTCTTCTTTTAATCTCCAGTGTTTCAGACTGATGAAGAGTTAGTTAGCAGCAGTTAAAACTAAGTTGTTTTAGTTTCAGAATCAAATGAAGTTTACGTTCAGAGACATTCagatcagctgctgcagtgaatcCACCTCATGATGAGATTTGTCCAGAGATCTGGAACCTTCCTAGTaagaaaacttttttaatttctgcctCTGGACCAAACAAACGTGAATATTCTGAGAACGAAAACTAAAAGTGGAGAAACAGATTTCTGGTTGTTTTTCGATgcagcagctttttaaaaatcggacttattccaaaataaaatcGCTGCTGTTAAACACAACACGACCAGGTTGGTGTAAATGTTTAATTCTATACATTCATTGAAAGGAAATACATTACATCACAGTCGAGTGGAGACCAGTGTAGCCCTGATGATGAGTCTAACACAACAAAATCATCACACGCTTCAAGTCactctgagtttttatgaataATCAACTTATGTCCCGAAACGTTTTAGTGAAATCATCAACTTTTTTAATCTATTCCCATGTTTTCAGAAATCTCCTTTATTTCTGTCACAGGACATGAAGATGATTTCACTTCAAATATCTCGAGAGCGACTGGATGAGTGTGCcactgttcttcttcttcttcttaataatacaataaaatacaatcttCAATAAAAACCAACATTCAGTGCAGGAGGTTCAAGGTGATCGTTTCTTCAGAAAGAACATTTCATCCCGGCAGAAGACCAACAGCTGGTTTACAGTGTGAGACATGtgcagtgcttttattttgaaatgcttGTGCGATGATGGTCTGGCTTGATGtgattttgttgtttcacattaaaagaaaaaaatggaaaatattctTCTACCAAcgtgaagctgatgtttccgcCTCCGTCAGTTTCACAcaagtagtttttatttaacacTTCAGCCGGTGGAGAAATAACTTAGAATAAAActgattttgatttttgattcACAGCTCAGAAAACTCTGAAGATAAAAACTGGATTTCACCAACAAGGATTTTTAAACCTGGATTCAATCACATCTTCCTCTCTTCAGCTCCACGTCTGGTCTCCAGCGCTCGAGGCCGAACAGAAACAGAACCAGGAACTAAAACAGGCTGAGAGAGCTGACGTTAGTTATTTAGCTCTGTTGCTAATCCTCACGCTACAGAAACTATTTATATCAGCTGTAGTCAGATGATCATtagtgtgacatcatcatacCTCCCCCAAAGCTTTGTGGGAAAAAAACGTAGAGCATTTGAAACTCGTTTCTACGAAACTACGATGAAACTGATCTCAGTTTAAATTCATCCTTGTTGATGCTTCCAGATCAAAACGTTCCTCAGAGACGAGGTTctgagtttaaataaagtttctcaGGTTTTCACAGAAAGTTTAGTTGTTGACGTCAGAACAGatgttgatgacatcacatgGCTCAgagacagactgtgtgtgtgtgtgtgtgtgtgtgtgtgtgtgtgtgtgtgtgtgtgtgtgttcagtccaGGGCCAGCAGTGGTGTGTTGGTCTCTCTGTCGTTCTGTCGGAGAGTTCCTGGTTCCACTGCCGACTGagacctgcagcagagaaacatgttacagcagagtgccagcagggggcagctctcctccctctctctcctccctctctaaatgttttcacctcttcatcatctccttgtctcctcctcctcctcctcctccacagttcTCCCTGACGTGCAGAGCGTCGTACGTCAGCGTGTACTCCGTCTCGTCGTTGTAGTCGGGGCCCAGCAGCGTTCGTGCCCAGATGCCCATGTCGTACGGCGGCATCGACCCACCGAACTCTGATGGCAGACACTCGGGCTGGATGAGCTGGTGCAGCGAGTTCAGGTTGTTACCGTGGAGGAAgatctgaggaagaggaggagacaaagaagagatcagaggaagaagagaaaaagacaaaacaggaagaaaaggaaaaaagagttTTCACCCGTTTCCTGGTCTTGTCTTTGAGGAAGGGTTTGATGATGGTGTACATGGCGTGGATGTACCACGGCTGATTCACAAAGTGGATTCCTCCAAAACGAGCAGGAAAACTGTcctgaggatgaagagagaacTCGTCAGTGACgaccagaggtcagaggtcacacaccggccagaggtcagaggtcacacaccggccagaggtcagaggtcatcttGGTTTCTACGATGGAGATAATAAATGTGAACTCCTTCATCTCGTGGTGTTTCTACCTGCAGTCCTTCGATGGCGAGTTTGAGGATGTTGGGCGTGAGCTTGGACGCCTGTTTGAAGGAGAAGTTGCTCCAGTCGATGATGAGGACGAAGCCGTTGATCTGGAGCTCGGGGTTTTCAATCAGAACCTCCAGCGAGAGAAGAAT is from Paralichthys olivaceus isolate ysfri-2021 chromosome 17, ASM2471397v2, whole genome shotgun sequence and encodes:
- the LOC109647022 gene encoding clavesin-1-like produces the protein MTHLHAGLSSETTEKARLELNENPDTLHQDIQQVRDMIVTRPDIGFLRTDDDFILRFLRARKFDQTETFRLLAQYFQFRQQNLDMFQSFKVDDSGIKRALMDGFPGVLETPDQHGRKILILFASNWDQSRNSFIDILRAILLSLEVLIENPELQINGFVLIIDWSNFSFKQASKLTPNILKLAIEGLQDSFPARFGGIHFVNQPWYIHAMYTIIKPFLKDKTRKRIFLHGNNLNSLHQLIQPECLPSEFGGSMPPYDMGIWARTLLGPDYNDETEYTLTYDALHVRENCGGGGGGGDKEMMKRSQSAVEPGTLRQNDRETNTPLLALD